The Thermotoga sp. Ku-13t genomic sequence AGAAGAAGGCGGAAGACACACACCGTTCATGAAGGGTTACAGACCGCAGTTCTACATTAGGACGGCAGATGTCACGGGTGAGATCGTCGAACTTGGTAACAACGCAGAAATGGTCATGCCCGGTGACAATGCGATTTTGACGATCAAACTGATTTACCCGGTCGCGGTTGAAAAAGGTATGCGCTTTGCTATAAGAGAGGGCGGTAAAACAGTCGGAGCAGGTGTCGTCGCAGAAATCATAGAGTGATCCTGAGTGGGGGCTCAGCCCCCACCTTTTGAGCGAAGAGGAGGGAACGAGACTCATGCCAGGACAGAGGATCAGAATAAAGCTGAAAGCATATGATCACGAAATTCTCGACGAATCTGCAAGGAAAATTGTGGAAGTTGCGAAGTCCACGAATGCGAAAATATCTGGTCCTATACCGTTACCAACGGAAAGAACCCTTTATGTTGTTCTCAGGTCTCCGCACAAGCATAAGGACTCGCGTGAGCAGTTTGAAAAAAGGGTTCACAAGCGATTGATAGACATAATCGAACCGTCTCCGAAGACGATTGACGCTCTGATGAAGATAAACCTTCCAGCAGGTGTCGATGTAGAGATCAAACTCTGAACCTTTGGAGGTGTTGAAGCATGAAGATGATCATAGGGAGAAAGATTGGAATGACTCAGTTGTTCGAAGATAACGAAGTCGTTCCAGTGACCGTCATAAAGGCTGGTCCATGCTATGTTGTGCAAAAGAAAGCTCCCCAAGTGGATGGTTATTGCGCGATACAACTGGGATTCGAGGAAGTGAAGAAAGTCAACAAACCTCTCGAGGGACATTTCAAAAGGGCTAACTTGAAGCCATTGCGAATCCTCAAAGAAATGAGACTCGAAAGTGAAGACGAACTCAACAAGTACGAAATAGGACAAGTGATAAAAGTTGACATATTCCAACCCGGGGAACTGGTCGATGTGATCGGCTGGACCAAAGGTAGAGGCTTTGCGGGTGCTGTGAAGAGATGGGGATTCGCAGGTGGTCCGAAGACTCACGGATCGAAGTTTCACAGGGAGTTAGGTTCATTGGGACAGCACACCGAACCAGCGAAAATCTTCAAGGGCAAAAAGATGCCGGGAAGGTACGGTAATGAGAGGGTGACCATCCATAACCTTGAAGTTGTGAAACTCGACGTTGAAAACAACCTCATAGCGGTCAAGGGTTCTGTTCCAGGAGCGAGGGGTGGCTTGGTGCTCATCAGGAGTCCCAAGAAGACCCGAAAATGAAGCTGAGGAGGAATCAGATCTATGGCCATCGTTGATTTGTATAACATGAAAGGACAGAAGATCGGTGTTCAGGAATTAAAGGATGAGATATTCAATATCGAACCGCATCTCGACGTTATGTGGCGTTATATCGATTATCAGTTGTCCAAGAGGCGCGCGGGAACCGCATCAACCAAAATTCGCGCAGAAGTTAGCGGAGGCGGGAGGAAGCCTTGGCCCCAGAAGCACACAGGTAGAGCGAGACATGGATCCATCAGGTCTCCTATATGGAGGCACGGTGGAGTTGCGCACGGTCCAAAACCGCGCGACTGGAGTAAAAAGTTGCCGAAGAAAATGAAGAGGTTGGCTATAAAATCTGCACTTTCTCAGCGATTCAGAGAAGGCAATCTTATCGTTGTGGATGATATAAAATTCGACGAACCCAAGACCAAGAACATGCGACAGTTGCTCAATGATCTGCAACTCACAGGGAAGAAGGTTTTGCTCGTTTTGCCATGGAAGAAGCCGGAGTATGAGAATGTGAAACTTGCCTGTCGAAACCTCGAAGATGTGAAAGCAATCATCGCGGACAATACAGGTGCTTCTCAAAAGGGTGAAGTCAGAATAGATGGTCTGAACGTTTACGATATCATCAACCACGAGAAGCTCGTCCTGA encodes the following:
- the rpsJ gene encoding 30S ribosomal protein S10, giving the protein MPGQRIRIKLKAYDHEILDESARKIVEVAKSTNAKISGPIPLPTERTLYVVLRSPHKHKDSREQFEKRVHKRLIDIIEPSPKTIDALMKINLPAGVDVEIKL
- the rplC gene encoding 50S ribosomal protein L3, producing the protein MKMIIGRKIGMTQLFEDNEVVPVTVIKAGPCYVVQKKAPQVDGYCAIQLGFEEVKKVNKPLEGHFKRANLKPLRILKEMRLESEDELNKYEIGQVIKVDIFQPGELVDVIGWTKGRGFAGAVKRWGFAGGPKTHGSKFHRELGSLGQHTEPAKIFKGKKMPGRYGNERVTIHNLEVVKLDVENNLIAVKGSVPGARGGLVLIRSPKKTRK
- the rplD gene encoding 50S ribosomal protein L4: MAIVDLYNMKGQKIGVQELKDEIFNIEPHLDVMWRYIDYQLSKRRAGTASTKIRAEVSGGGRKPWPQKHTGRARHGSIRSPIWRHGGVAHGPKPRDWSKKLPKKMKRLAIKSALSQRFREGNLIVVDDIKFDEPKTKNMRQLLNDLQLTGKKVLLVLPWKKPEYENVKLACRNLEDVKAIIADNTGASQKGEVRIDGLNVYDIINHEKLVLTRDVVMKIEEVLK